Proteins encoded in a region of the Stieleria neptunia genome:
- a CDS encoding Hcp family type VI secretion system effector encodes MAAYIKFDGVDGECKDKDHKGWSDLLSFSQAVHQPGGSATGATRRRGDVIMEDISCTKELDKSSPKIAESVCKGKVYPKVEIDVTASYTDAGRVTYYRYELTNVLVTSYNIGGAGQSESVPTEDFSLNFEEIKVTYTENDSKGKKKGNVEYSWKVEEGES; translated from the coding sequence ATGGCTGCTTACATTAAGTTTGATGGCGTTGACGGCGAATGCAAAGACAAGGACCACAAGGGCTGGAGCGACTTGCTGTCGTTCAGCCAAGCGGTCCATCAACCCGGCGGCTCGGCCACCGGTGCGACACGGCGTCGCGGCGACGTCATCATGGAAGACATCTCGTGCACCAAGGAACTGGACAAATCGAGCCCGAAAATCGCCGAATCGGTGTGCAAGGGCAAGGTCTACCCGAAGGTCGAAATCGACGTCACCGCGTCGTATACCGATGCAGGACGCGTGACCTACTACCGCTATGAGCTGACCAACGTCCTCGTGACCAGTTACAACATCGGCGGTGCCGGTCAAAGCGAATCGGTGCCGACCGAAGACTTCTCCTTGAACTTCGAAGAGATCAAGGTGACCTACACCGAGAACGATTCCAAGGGCAAGAAGAAGGGCAACGTCGAGTACTCGTGGAAGGTCGAAGAAGGCGAGTCTTGA
- a CDS encoding type VI secretion system Vgr family protein: MALQQQNRLLNLNTVLGDDVLLLTSFTGSEEMGRLFRYQLEMISDDPGIKPQDIVGTAIGWSIELADNSRRHWHGFVKSLSRGDVDGQDRRNYRVEVVPWLWFLTQTSDCKIFQDTKVPDILDEVLGEYSFADYKPDFLLDHKEWEYCVQYRETDFNFLSRLMEQEGIFYYFKHSEGAHQMVITDHKDGYYTLPEADVDFPDDIGSRAIDDHLTSWERKYEFVPGKWVQRDYNFKTPSDDLITDTGTVVDLPEVGNYEMYDYPGEYPDKGVGGGETRLRIEAEETRHDIVSATSLCKTFQAGGRFTVDQHRDSEEQGAEVVITAIQHSASEPMAYETGGDGGLAYRNSITCLPSSRVFRTPRSTAKPIISGVQTAIVTGPPGEEIYPDEFGRVKCQFHWDRYGQHDDKSSCWIRVSQVHAGSGFGGISIPRIDEEVVVSFLEGDPDRPLVTGRVYHAQNMPPYGLPDSKNISGLKSNSTKGGGGYNEYVMDDTKGNELIREHGQFDKDSTIENDLREHVLNNRTRDVSVDEAVSIGSNQEINVGADRTVNVGANQEVSIGANSSLSVGSNRDTTVGGNRTLNVSGSQENNTGTSRSTSVGASDTLNVGAALEINAGSAIRLIVGGSAIEIGPGGIKISGPMVDVTGAGPVTITGAVVKVNS; the protein is encoded by the coding sequence ATGGCACTTCAACAGCAGAATCGGCTCCTGAATCTCAACACGGTTCTCGGTGACGATGTGCTGTTGCTCACGTCATTCACCGGCAGCGAAGAAATGGGACGGCTGTTTCGTTACCAACTGGAAATGATCAGCGACGACCCCGGCATCAAGCCCCAAGACATCGTCGGCACGGCGATCGGCTGGAGCATCGAATTGGCCGACAACTCGCGGCGGCACTGGCACGGTTTCGTCAAAAGCCTTTCACGCGGCGACGTCGACGGACAGGACCGGCGCAACTATCGCGTCGAAGTCGTCCCTTGGTTGTGGTTCCTGACCCAGACCAGCGACTGCAAAATCTTTCAAGACACCAAGGTGCCCGACATCCTCGATGAAGTGCTCGGCGAGTACAGCTTTGCCGATTACAAGCCGGACTTTTTGCTCGACCATAAAGAATGGGAGTATTGCGTCCAGTATCGCGAGACCGATTTCAATTTCTTGTCGCGATTGATGGAACAAGAAGGGATCTTTTATTACTTCAAACACTCCGAAGGTGCTCACCAAATGGTGATCACCGACCACAAGGATGGTTACTACACGCTGCCGGAGGCCGACGTCGATTTCCCCGACGACATCGGCTCGCGTGCGATCGACGACCACTTGACGAGCTGGGAACGCAAGTATGAATTTGTGCCCGGGAAATGGGTGCAGCGCGACTACAACTTTAAAACCCCCAGCGATGATTTGATCACCGACACGGGCACGGTCGTCGACCTGCCGGAAGTCGGCAATTACGAGATGTACGACTATCCCGGCGAATACCCCGACAAGGGCGTCGGCGGCGGCGAAACCCGGTTGCGGATCGAGGCCGAGGAGACGCGTCACGACATCGTTTCGGCGACCAGCCTGTGCAAGACGTTCCAGGCCGGCGGGCGTTTCACCGTCGATCAACATCGCGACAGCGAGGAACAGGGCGCCGAAGTGGTGATCACCGCGATCCAGCACTCCGCCAGCGAGCCAATGGCTTATGAGACCGGCGGCGACGGCGGTTTGGCCTATCGCAACTCGATCACCTGTCTGCCCTCCTCACGCGTCTTCCGAACGCCACGGAGCACCGCCAAACCGATCATCAGCGGCGTGCAAACGGCAATCGTCACCGGTCCGCCCGGCGAAGAGATTTATCCGGACGAATTCGGCCGAGTGAAATGCCAGTTTCACTGGGACCGTTACGGCCAGCATGACGACAAGAGCAGCTGCTGGATCCGTGTCTCACAGGTCCACGCCGGTTCGGGGTTCGGAGGCATCAGCATTCCACGCATCGACGAGGAAGTCGTCGTCAGTTTCCTCGAAGGCGATCCCGATCGACCGCTGGTCACCGGTCGCGTTTATCACGCCCAGAACATGCCGCCCTACGGGCTGCCCGATTCCAAGAATATCAGCGGGCTGAAATCAAACAGCACCAAGGGCGGTGGCGGTTACAACGAGTACGTCATGGACGACACCAAGGGCAACGAATTGATCCGCGAACACGGCCAATTCGATAAAGATTCAACCATCGAAAACGACCTCCGCGAGCATGTGCTCAACAACCGCACCCGCGATGTCTCGGTGGATGAAGCGGTCAGCATCGGCAGCAACCAGGAAATCAACGTCGGCGCCGACCGCACCGTGAATGTGGGGGCCAACCAAGAGGTTTCCATCGGGGCAAACTCATCGCTCAGCGTGGGGTCGAATCGCGACACCACCGTCGGGGGCAATCGGACGTTGAATGTCAGTGGGTCGCAAGAAAACAACACCGGCACCAGTCGATCGACCTCCGTCGGTGCCTCCGACACGCTGAACGTCGGAGCGGCGCTGGAAATCAATGCCGGATCCGCGATCAGGCTGATCGTCGGCGGGTCGGCAATCGAGATCGGACCGGGTGGAATCAAAATCTCCGGGCCGATGGTGGACGTCACGGGCGCCGGCCCGGTCACCATCACCGGCGCCGTCGTGAAGGTCAACTCCTAA
- a CDS encoding DUF2169 family type VI secretion system accessory protein, with the protein MQLENSTRFPALLFRGAIDEDRFCASVTCRATYDLTPQGLVLSDEQPWIVSAEPWEGPHGGPMDSDEVFYRGGVDVLVFGQASAFGNDPTRGQVVVRVGDAFQSAVAVFGDRVWIEQQDELVPSDPEPFQSMPLELNRAYGGKDVWDELDIPFPDNPDGCGYYLSRDSAVGSPLPNLEDPATPITNWEDQPEPVATGTVPMAFGPKLKRFMVIDEVTGEMKKLDPRFFNSAFPNLIVDSVRPGDPVVVEGIFPHGSLAFQVPDLDLEVMLQFDDEEIIAPLQIDQIGIECERKRVFIGWRYPFRYRFYPLQKRRCVLRSRQQREQPHPMAAATPDSGADQCTP; encoded by the coding sequence ATGCAACTAGAAAACTCAACTCGGTTTCCGGCGCTGTTGTTTCGCGGCGCCATCGACGAAGATCGATTCTGCGCGTCGGTGACGTGTCGTGCGACGTACGACCTGACGCCCCAGGGGTTGGTGCTGTCCGACGAGCAACCTTGGATCGTTTCCGCCGAACCCTGGGAAGGGCCCCATGGCGGGCCGATGGATTCCGACGAAGTGTTCTATCGGGGCGGCGTGGACGTCCTGGTCTTCGGCCAGGCATCCGCCTTCGGCAACGATCCGACGCGAGGCCAGGTGGTCGTCCGTGTCGGAGATGCGTTTCAATCCGCGGTGGCGGTGTTTGGTGATCGTGTCTGGATCGAGCAACAGGACGAACTGGTCCCCAGTGATCCAGAGCCGTTCCAATCGATGCCGCTGGAACTGAACCGGGCCTACGGCGGAAAGGACGTCTGGGATGAACTGGACATCCCGTTTCCCGACAACCCCGACGGTTGCGGCTATTATCTTTCGCGCGACAGCGCGGTCGGGTCGCCGCTGCCCAATTTAGAAGATCCCGCCACCCCGATCACCAACTGGGAGGACCAACCCGAACCGGTCGCGACCGGCACGGTGCCGATGGCGTTTGGTCCCAAGCTGAAACGGTTCATGGTGATCGACGAAGTCACCGGTGAGATGAAGAAACTCGATCCCCGGTTCTTCAACAGTGCGTTCCCCAACTTGATCGTCGACTCGGTTCGGCCCGGTGATCCGGTCGTGGTCGAAGGCATTTTTCCACACGGGTCACTCGCGTTCCAAGTTCCCGATCTGGATCTGGAAGTGATGCTGCAATTCGACGACGAAGAAATCATCGCACCGCTGCAAATCGATCAGATCGGAATCGAATGTGAACGCAAACGTGTCTTCATCGGATGGAGATACCCGTTTCGCTATCGTTTTTATCCGCTGCAAAAACGACGCTGCGTCCTGCGATCGAGGCAGCAGCGCGAACAACCACACCCGATGGCGGCCGCAACGCCGGATTCAGGAGCAGATCAATGCACGCCGTGA
- a CDS encoding DUF2169 domain-containing protein encodes MNPNASQPESSTDELPVATQVSGRASNGDFILSVLAKRTYRMVDNRWEVDEEQEPLFGDPLANADHPALMQRDTDLHPQKEKTDVIIKGHAYGNGRTTFLAGVAVAEHRMMIHVSGDRMVDRSPADRLCFSPPQPVDKIPLCYSHAYGGVDAVSEKKYGNPFLELADQYRGDEIDLAAASPFRYPRNGGGMGYLMEFDPASFDPIPLPNLENPSQLLTPETLLYGDVDQWPLMPLPAATDWLDYGAFPRNALMGFVPLFDPQITTVLEIQAGYVPAEIWHEDFTGNPATYIAGLNGASLPLQLPHLTGGEPLMLRNIHPQFEQWGFNLPGEVPTLRTDGRQGKLNDTRPVIHTVVIDPDTQRMTILWRGSAKALRPYLPDELERMPFEVIWD; translated from the coding sequence ATGAATCCAAACGCATCGCAACCGGAGTCATCGACCGACGAGCTTCCCGTGGCCACCCAGGTTTCCGGCAGGGCGTCCAACGGCGATTTTATCCTTTCGGTGTTGGCCAAACGCACCTACCGAATGGTCGACAACCGATGGGAGGTCGATGAAGAACAGGAGCCACTGTTCGGCGATCCGCTCGCCAACGCGGATCATCCCGCGTTGATGCAGCGTGACACCGACCTTCATCCCCAGAAAGAAAAAACAGACGTCATCATCAAGGGCCACGCGTACGGGAATGGCCGCACTACGTTCTTGGCCGGTGTGGCCGTCGCCGAGCATCGGATGATGATTCACGTCAGCGGCGACCGGATGGTAGATCGTTCACCCGCAGACCGTTTGTGTTTCTCGCCTCCCCAGCCGGTCGACAAGATTCCGCTTTGCTATTCACACGCCTATGGTGGTGTCGACGCGGTGTCGGAAAAGAAATACGGCAACCCGTTCTTGGAGCTTGCCGACCAGTATCGCGGCGACGAAATCGATTTGGCGGCGGCCAGTCCGTTTCGCTATCCGCGCAACGGCGGCGGCATGGGCTACCTGATGGAATTTGACCCCGCGTCATTCGACCCCATTCCGCTGCCCAATCTCGAAAACCCGTCACAATTGCTGACGCCCGAAACGTTGCTCTACGGCGACGTGGATCAGTGGCCCTTGATGCCGCTGCCGGCCGCGACCGACTGGCTCGATTACGGAGCGTTTCCCCGCAACGCCTTGATGGGGTTTGTGCCGTTGTTCGACCCGCAAATCACCACGGTGCTTGAAATCCAGGCGGGCTATGTTCCGGCGGAGATTTGGCACGAAGACTTCACAGGCAATCCGGCGACCTACATCGCCGGCCTCAACGGTGCTTCGTTGCCGTTGCAACTGCCCCACCTGACCGGCGGCGAACCGCTGATGCTCCGCAACATACATCCCCAGTTCGAACAATGGGGATTCAACCTGCCGGGTGAGGTGCCGACGCTGCGAACCGATGGCCGACAAGGAAAGCTCAACGACACCCGGCCGGTCATTCACACCGTCGTGATCGATCCCGACACGCAACGCATGACGATCCTCTGGCGAGGCTCGGCAAAAGCGCTGCGGCCGTATCTGCCGGATGAATTGGAACGCATGCCATTTGAGGTGATTTGGGACTGA
- a CDS encoding FHA domain-containing protein, which produces MRIIVRVTSDLHHGRRFWLRPGQSVDVGSAESAEKVFPRSGLLPNHFRMECQFDGGVLTALGGLTLCNGVPVGQTTLADGDRIQAGQMQFDVEVDGAKTVLEAADSVQPASASPTAGPSKGQIDDDHDGVWHIVRASDNATLLQAKPTGDNDPLARYRSMIAATDPAASIRVFRLMPAGAPPADAAATRIFVAQHLCGDIQERLSVSLEQIPDPLEQLPPDRQQDIVGWITRCDDEGIARVLGLAAQGRGTPLERPHPEWMLRSADPIELTELFADSSDSFLDNLVDGFDLVWGRCGDPPQCFVLVKTNFSGFFRFEPQQSRR; this is translated from the coding sequence ATGCGGATCATCGTTCGCGTAACATCGGACCTGCATCACGGTCGACGGTTTTGGCTGCGACCGGGACAGAGCGTCGATGTGGGCAGTGCCGAGTCCGCCGAAAAGGTCTTTCCGCGATCCGGGCTGTTACCCAATCACTTCCGTATGGAATGTCAGTTCGACGGCGGTGTGCTGACCGCGCTCGGTGGGCTGACGCTCTGCAACGGTGTGCCGGTGGGGCAAACCACCCTTGCCGACGGCGATCGGATCCAAGCCGGTCAGATGCAGTTTGACGTCGAGGTTGACGGGGCAAAAACGGTGTTGGAAGCAGCCGATTCGGTGCAACCGGCCTCCGCAAGCCCGACCGCGGGCCCGAGCAAGGGCCAGATCGACGACGATCACGACGGGGTCTGGCACATCGTTCGGGCGAGTGACAACGCGACGCTGCTGCAGGCGAAACCGACAGGCGACAACGATCCGCTGGCACGCTATCGATCGATGATCGCCGCGACCGATCCCGCAGCGTCAATCAGAGTGTTTCGTTTGATGCCTGCCGGTGCACCGCCCGCCGATGCCGCGGCCACGAGAATCTTTGTCGCGCAGCATCTTTGCGGAGACATCCAAGAGCGGTTGTCGGTGTCACTGGAACAAATTCCCGATCCGCTGGAGCAGTTGCCCCCGGATCGCCAACAGGACATCGTCGGCTGGATCACACGGTGCGACGACGAAGGGATCGCGCGCGTCCTGGGCTTGGCCGCTCAAGGCCGGGGTACGCCGCTGGAACGGCCGCACCCGGAGTGGATGCTCCGCAGCGCGGATCCGATCGAGTTGACAGAGTTGTTCGCCGATTCGAGTGATTCGTTTCTCGACAATTTGGTGGACGGATTCGATCTCGTTTGGGGCCGGTGTGGCGACCCGCCCCAGTGCTTCGTCCTCGTCAAAACGAACTTTTCTGGTTTTTTCCGTTTCGAGCCGCAACAATCACGCCGATGA
- a CDS encoding Hcp family type VI secretion system effector: MAAYIKFDGVDGECKDKDHKGWSDLLSFSQAVHQPGGSATGSTRRRGDVILEDISCAKELDKSSPKIAESVCKGKVYPKVEIDVTASYTDAGRVTYYRYELTNVLVTSYSIGGAGQSESVPTEDFSLNFEEIKVTYTENDSKGKKKGNVEYSWKVEEGES, encoded by the coding sequence ATGGCTGCTTACATTAAATTCGATGGCGTCGACGGTGAATGCAAAGACAAAGATCACAAGGGATGGAGCGATTTGCTGTCGTTCAGCCAAGCAGTCCATCAACCCGGTGGTTCGGCCACCGGTTCGACGCGACGCCGCGGCGACGTGATCCTGGAAGACATCTCGTGTGCCAAGGAATTGGACAAGTCGAGTCCGAAAATCGCCGAATCGGTCTGCAAGGGCAAGGTCTATCCGAAGGTCGAAATCGACGTCACCGCGTCGTACACCGATGCCGGACGTGTGACGTATTACCGCTATGAACTGACCAACGTGCTGGTGACCAGCTACAGCATCGGCGGGGCCGGGCAAAGCGAATCGGTACCGACCGAAGACTTCTCCTTGAACTTCGAAGAAATCAAGGTGACCTACACCGAAAACGATTCCAAGGGTAAGAAGAAGGGCAACGTCGAGTACTCGTGGAAGGTCGAAGAAGGCGAAAGCTGA
- a CDS encoding type VI secretion system Vgr family protein yields the protein MALQQQNRLLNLTTVLGDDVLLLTSFTGNEELGRLFHYQLEMISDDPGIKPQDIVGTPVGWSIELGDNSRRHWHGFVKSLSRGDVDGQDRRNYRVEVVPWFWFLTQTSDCKIFQDTNVPDIIDEVLGEYGFADYNPDFQLDHKEWEYCVQYRETDFNFLSRLMEQEGIFYYFKHSEGAHQMVLTDHKDGYYTLPEANVDFPDDIGTRAIDDHLTSWERKYQFVPGKWAQRDYNFKTPTDTLGTDTGTVVDLPDVSNFEIYDYPGEYPDKGVGGGETRLRIEAEETRHDIVSATSLCKTFQAGGRFTVDQHRDSDEQGAEVVITAIQHAGSEPMGYETGGGSDGFLYRNSITCLPASRVFRTHRSTAKPIISGVQTAIVTGPAGEEIYPDEFGRVKCQFHWDRYGQNDDKSSCWIRVSQVHAGSGFGGIDIPRIDQEVVVSFLEGDPDRPLITGRVYHAQNMPPWDLPANKTQSGYLSRSSKGGGKDNANAIRFEDLKGEEQLWIHAEKNQDIEVENDETHWVGRDRKKTIDRDEDTEVKGNRTEVVRKNETITVHGSRTETVHAEEQLSVKGNRRETISKDHTLVIDGKRTETTAKNETLSVKGERSRSVSKDENISIDGNQTIGVGKSASLDAGKAILINAGDSITLKTGKASIEMKKDGTIKISGKDITITGSGKINAKASGKMTLKGSKIAEN from the coding sequence ATGGCACTTCAACAGCAAAACCGCCTCCTGAATCTAACCACGGTTCTCGGTGACGATGTGCTTTTGCTCACGTCCTTCACCGGCAACGAAGAATTGGGCCGGCTGTTCCACTACCAGCTGGAGATGATCAGCGACGATCCCGGCATCAAGCCGCAAGACATCGTCGGCACACCGGTCGGTTGGAGCATTGAACTGGGCGACAATTCCAGACGCCACTGGCACGGCTTCGTCAAAAGTCTCTCGCGGGGCGACGTCGATGGGCAGGACCGTCGCAACTACCGCGTCGAAGTCGTGCCGTGGTTCTGGTTTTTGACCCAAACCAGCGATTGCAAGATTTTCCAAGACACCAACGTCCCCGATATCATCGACGAAGTGCTCGGCGAGTACGGCTTTGCCGATTACAACCCCGACTTTCAACTCGATCACAAAGAGTGGGAGTACTGCGTTCAATATCGCGAAACGGATTTCAATTTCTTGTCACGGCTGATGGAGCAGGAAGGCATCTTCTACTACTTCAAGCACTCCGAAGGTGCTCACCAGATGGTGCTGACCGATCACAAAGACGGCTACTACACGCTGCCGGAAGCCAACGTCGACTTTCCCGATGACATCGGAACCCGAGCGATCGACGACCACCTGACCAGTTGGGAACGCAAGTACCAATTCGTTCCGGGGAAATGGGCCCAGCGGGACTACAACTTCAAAACGCCGACCGACACGCTGGGCACCGACACGGGGACGGTCGTTGACTTACCCGACGTTAGCAACTTCGAAATTTACGATTACCCCGGCGAGTATCCCGACAAGGGCGTCGGCGGCGGCGAAACCCGGTTGCGGATCGAGGCCGAGGAGACACGTCACGACATCGTTTCGGCGACCAGCCTGTGCAAGACGTTCCAGGCCGGCGGGCGTTTCACCGTCGACCAACATCGCGACAGCGATGAACAGGGCGCCGAAGTCGTGATCACGGCGATCCAGCACGCCGGCAGCGAACCGATGGGGTATGAAACCGGCGGCGGCAGCGACGGGTTCCTGTATCGCAATTCGATCACCTGTTTGCCGGCGTCGCGCGTCTTTCGAACTCACCGCAGCACGGCCAAGCCGATCATCAGCGGCGTGCAGACGGCAATCGTCACCGGGCCGGCCGGCGAAGAAATCTATCCGGATGAATTCGGCCGCGTGAAATGCCAGTTTCACTGGGACCGTTACGGCCAGAATGACGACAAAAGTAGCTGCTGGATCCGCGTCTCGCAGGTGCATGCCGGATCCGGATTCGGCGGCATCGACATCCCGCGAATCGACCAGGAAGTCGTCGTCAGTTTTCTCGAAGGCGACCCGGACCGACCGCTGATCACCGGACGCGTCTACCATGCCCAAAACATGCCACCCTGGGATTTGCCGGCCAACAAAACCCAAAGCGGTTACCTGTCGCGAAGCAGCAAGGGAGGTGGCAAAGACAACGCCAACGCGATCCGCTTTGAAGACCTCAAAGGCGAAGAACAACTTTGGATCCACGCCGAAAAGAACCAAGACATCGAAGTCGAAAACGATGAAACCCACTGGGTCGGGCGCGACCGAAAGAAAACCATTGATCGCGACGAAGACACGGAAGTCAAAGGCAACCGAACAGAGGTCGTCCGAAAAAATGAAACGATCACCGTTCATGGAAGTCGAACCGAAACGGTGCACGCCGAAGAACAATTGAGTGTCAAAGGCAATCGACGCGAGACCATTTCAAAAGACCACACGCTGGTGATTGATGGAAAACGCACCGAAACCACCGCAAAAAATGAAACGCTGAGCGTCAAGGGCGAACGGTCACGAAGCGTCAGCAAGGACGAGAACATCTCCATCGACGGAAATCAAACGATCGGAGTCGGCAAGAGTGCGTCTCTGGACGCGGGCAAGGCCATCCTGATCAATGCCGGTGATTCCATCACGCTGAAGACCGGCAAAGCATCGATCGAAATGAAAAAAGATGGCACCATCAAGATCTCGGGCAAAGACATCACCATCACGGGCAGCGGGAAAATCAACGCCAAGGCGAGCGGCAAAATGACTCTCAAGGGCAGCAAGATCGCGGAGAACTAA
- a CDS encoding DUF2169 family type VI secretion system accessory protein — MLQVHNQTDYETAISVLFDQDGIETAFIVVKATLRIDQPDQPAETQLPIFYVDEHWGDPESTSVQYPADMTLSKPATDVILNGTAHAPGSAPTTQVDVQLDVGDTSKTVRVIGDRVWQKGLVGISPSKPAEFVSMPLVYELAFGGADVHPDGREDWATENPVGRGFLASDKSGNADGAPLPNLETPGQELKRWSDRPTPAAFGAIAAHWTPRSTFAGTYDENWEKSRSPFLPTDFNPTFLNAAHPDLICDPYLQGGEAVRIRGVHPEQWIQFTLPTKQFRIRYQLAGQESEAEQRLETLLIDTDKREYAMVWRAAVPCPKQATKLNWIAVEELTPTNRRA, encoded by the coding sequence ATGTTACAAGTACACAATCAGACCGATTACGAAACCGCGATCAGCGTTTTGTTCGACCAAGACGGTATCGAGACCGCCTTCATCGTCGTCAAAGCGACGCTGCGGATCGACCAACCCGATCAACCCGCCGAGACGCAATTGCCGATCTTTTACGTCGACGAACATTGGGGCGATCCGGAATCCACCAGCGTCCAATACCCCGCCGACATGACGTTGAGTAAACCGGCGACCGATGTGATCCTCAACGGAACCGCCCACGCCCCGGGATCGGCCCCCACCACCCAGGTCGATGTCCAGCTGGATGTCGGTGACACCAGCAAAACCGTGCGGGTCATCGGGGACCGCGTCTGGCAGAAAGGACTCGTCGGCATCTCGCCGTCCAAGCCGGCCGAATTCGTGTCGATGCCGCTCGTTTACGAACTCGCCTTCGGCGGCGCGGACGTCCATCCCGACGGTCGTGAAGATTGGGCGACAGAAAATCCGGTCGGCCGAGGGTTCCTCGCGTCCGACAAAAGCGGCAACGCCGACGGAGCGCCCTTGCCGAATTTGGAAACGCCCGGACAAGAACTCAAGCGTTGGTCCGACCGACCCACACCCGCCGCGTTCGGGGCAATCGCGGCTCACTGGACTCCCCGGTCGACCTTCGCGGGAACCTATGATGAAAACTGGGAAAAGAGCCGCTCGCCTTTTTTGCCGACCGACTTCAACCCGACGTTCCTCAACGCGGCTCATCCGGATTTGATCTGCGACCCGTATCTGCAAGGCGGTGAAGCGGTCCGCATTCGCGGTGTCCACCCCGAACAGTGGATCCAGTTTACGCTGCCGACTAAGCAGTTCCGAATTCGGTATCAGCTTGCCGGACAGGAATCGGAGGCAGAGCAGCGTCTGGAAACCTTGCTGATCGATACCGACAAACGTGAATATGCAATGGTTTGGCGCGCCGCGGTCCCCTGTCCGAAACAAGCGACGAAACTGAATTGGATTGCCGTCGAGGAATTGACTCCTACCAATCGGCGGGCTTGA